A stretch of Heptranchias perlo isolate sHepPer1 chromosome 1, sHepPer1.hap1, whole genome shotgun sequence DNA encodes these proteins:
- the LOC137325318 gene encoding liver-expressed antimicrobial peptide 2-like isoform X1, producing MRAQLSKAFALTGILLLVCSIKVQSSPVSNNQRPLVQRMKRSMLWRWITNRPIGATCRVDSECITNYCATHDTRTAECSLQMFSA from the exons ATGAGGGCTCAGCTGAGCAAGGCGTTTGCACTCACTGGCATACTTTTATTAGTCTGCAGCATTAAG GTCCAGTCGTCTCCAGTTTCCAACAACCAGAGACCATTAGTTCAGCGGATGAAGAGATCGATGCTGTGGCGCTGGATCACTAACAGACCCATTGGTGCGACCTGTAGAGTCGACTCCGAATGCATCACCAATTACTGTGCAACTCACGATAC caggactgcagagtgttCATTACAAATGTTCTCGGCCTGA
- the LOC137325318 gene encoding liver-expressed antimicrobial peptide 2-like isoform X2, with product MRAQLSKAFALTGILLLVCSIKVQSSPVSNNQRPLVQRMKRSMLWRWITNRPIGATCRVDSECITNYCATHDTTAECSLQMFSA from the exons ATGAGGGCTCAGCTGAGCAAGGCGTTTGCACTCACTGGCATACTTTTATTAGTCTGCAGCATTAAG GTCCAGTCGTCTCCAGTTTCCAACAACCAGAGACCATTAGTTCAGCGGATGAAGAGATCGATGCTGTGGCGCTGGATCACTAACAGACCCATTGGTGCGACCTGTAGAGTCGACTCCGAATGCATCACCAATTACTGTGCAACTCACGATAC gactgcagagtgttCATTACAAATGTTCTCGGCCTGA